A region of the Geomonas subterranea genome:
ACCATACGAGACATCATGGCAGGTATGTACATCTATGCGGGAGTGGCCGACTATCTGAAGTGAGCCGGGAGTACTCAGACGACATGTCAATCGGCGTCTAACTTTAACCCAGCTACGGCGTTCTGTGCCCCACCCACACTATGTGACAGCTCAAGGTTTCATAGGAGGTGGGGTACCCTCAGACGCCGATAGGGGGGGATAAAAATCGATGGCAAACCGCTACAATCCTCAAGATTGCACATCATTTAGCCCAATCTGGAAGTTCAATCAAATGGAATTTAGACCATTCATACGCCTCCTCTTGCGAAGCATACTGCTCTAAAATCACATAGCTTTCAGTAATTCCAACGACTACACCATACCACCTGTTATAAACCGCCACTCGCCCATACTCGCATTGGTCACAAGCAAACACCACAGCTGAGCGTAATTTAAGTTTGTCAACTTTTACGAGCGAATCGCCCGTCTCTGTAAGGAAAGTCTCAAGGAAGTCTGAACTCGGCTCCCCTGTTTTCAAAATTCCAGCCCACTTGCGTGTGCGCCATGTCCCTTTGCGCTTCTCGGAGTCGACCACCGAATTCGGATAAGCGGTGAGCACTCCACGTTCAATCGAAATTGTAGTTGTTATTCCCATAATAATCTCCTTATGCAGCGTTTTTGGTGCTTATAAGGAGATGATGACTACGCGGTAAGACAAATTGAGGGAGATGGTCTTCAGATTCCTTGCTTGGGTGCAGTTTCAGAGGCGGGTGCCTCTTGGGCTGATCTCGGAACAGCCAAGAAGACTCGGCAGGAAACATTGTCTTGTTGTCTTAATACAACGGGGAATCTAAGACTTCGGGCAAAAGGGTAGGTATAAAGTGTACGCCTTGGGCACGCGTGGTTCTCAGTCCACGCACAGCGCAAGATTACTTGATTGCCCCAGACAATACGAAACCGCGGTACCCGAACGACGTGCAACCGAGCGGCACAAGGCAGGTCCTCAATATTGCTGGAATTAACGAACGGAGATCTGTGCCACACAGACAGGCGTAGGGCAACATTACGATAGCGGCAGCACGGCGATGCGCGAGATAGACGCATCGTTGGTTGCCATGGGAGAGGTGCAGCAATCCACCCAAATTTCAGTAGGTGGTTGCTGATCGATGAGACTGCTGCTGTCATCCAGATGCGGGACTCCGCAGCAGAAGATAATCGCCAGCTTGGGCGATGTTTACCCATCTAGATAGATGGAGACGGCCTTACGGCAAGTATAGTTTTATTTTCAGACACGGATACAGAGAAGTCAAGATTATTCCTTGGGAAAATATTTTTTAGGCATTCACTATTTTGTCTGCCCACGCAGGCATTCTCCGCCAAATAATCAGCGGAGGATACCATGAAACGCCCACAAACCGAACCTCGACTTAGTGAAAAAGCTGGAGGCCTTTACATTTCACCAAACAAACTTGCAGAACGTTGGGACTGCTCGCGGAGCGCCGCAGACCGTGCTGCTAAAAAAGCCAAATTCAGGAGATTTATTCTAGGATCTGGCCGAAACGGCAATATCAGGTACCTACTGGCTGAAGTCGAAGAATTCGAGCGGAACCGTACGGCGTGACAACGTCGTTCAACCTATAGAATACCTGGCTCTCCAGGTTTTCTGTGAGCAAAGCATCTACCCAAAACACCCAGAAAAGAGGAGGTAATTCAATGACACCCCACATAATCCACAGCCCGGAATGGGAGATTCAACACATTGTCGAGCGAGTCGACGCCGGGGAGTCCCCCCTCGCGCTTTCGACCTCGGAGAGGATCGCTGCCAGCATTATCTACGATCATCCGGAATGGCGCCCCACCCCATATACCGGTCTCACAGCAGCGCTAGATCGCCTCGGTCCATGGCGAGACGCATTACTCAGCTACTGCCGTATCCACGGGTATAGAAGATGGATACAATAAAAAGCTAGTACCGCCTACACTCCTGGATGGTGCAATATGCAAAGATTGGAGCACCTCGACCGGCTGAGCCCTACAAGAGCAATCCATCCAGCTCTCTTGTAGGGTCCCACCATTATATAAGCTACCTGTAGCTTTTTAAGGTCTTGAAACAATCAGGCGCAACTGCGGTCTCCCACTTTCCATTTGCATACGACCAGCGGTTCGTGGCTGTGAGGCCTCAGCATCTACTTTTTTCGGGAATTCTACGCAGTCGACCAAGCTTTCAGGGAGAAGCGCGGCGTAATGACGCTCACAGATTTGCACGGAGTTCCCCATCAGCTTAGCGATCTTCTGGAGAGCAGTCCCAACCATGGCGAGTTGGCTGCCAAAGGTGTGTCTGAACTCGTCACATCCCCATGTCAGGCCATTCGCCTTGTTTATGGGAGCCAGGGCGCGTCCTGAAAAGTTGTCGGGGTCCCACCAGCCCCCTTCAGGCGAAGGAAAGTACCAGTTACCCTCGGACGGAGTTGGTTTATAGGTCTCGAGATACCGTCGCAGCTCCGACGAAATTGGTACCAACCGGTTTTTCCCGTTCTTGGGCTGCCAGCTACGCCCCAAGACCTCCTTCGAGCGAATTCTTATATACCCTGCCTCCAGATCCACATCCTGCCCCTGAAGCATTAGGCCTTCCTCACGGCGGAGGCCTGCGTAGATATAAACAGCTGCCATCGTCTGCAACTGTTGCTTCCCCTGCAACACCGAGAGTTGGTGGGCGATGTCATCAATTGTGAGAAAAACGATTACCGGCGCTCCTTCGCGCCACCGCTTAATCTTCAATGCTGGATTATCCCCTCCTGGGAACTTGATTCCATAAACATCGGTTGCCCACGCAAACATCTTTTGTAGGATTTCGCGGTACCTGTTGCAGGTTTTGGGAGCAGCACAGTTTGTAGTCGCATATTCGGACAGCCACCGGGACATCGTCCTGGCAGTCAGGGCCTCGAAAGAAGATGCCTCTAATGGTGAAAGCTTCTCACCCTTCCCTTTTTTTGTTGCACGGTGTTCAATCTTTTCCACTATGGCCTTGTTCTTCACCTTCAAGGAGGAACAGACCTCTCCGAACATGATCCGCATGGGCGAAAGATCCCGGTTCACACTCTTTGCATCCCGGTAAGAGAACATATGCTGGATATACGCCTCAAGGACTATCGGAATTGAGGTCTTGGTCGGGAAGGGTGTATCGCTGCCAGCGTCGAGTTCGTCCTCAAGTTTACGAAGTCTGGCTTTCGCGATTTTCACATCGTCGGTTTCGAGGCTCTTGCGGTGCTTCTTCCCCCCGATGTAGTACATAGCATAGTAGGTGGTTCCGCGCCGGTATATTCCTGCCATTGGTGCCCTCCGTGGCGTCATCTTTCTCCGAAAGATGCCAACAGGGGCAGACAAAACCGACGAAATCGGTGATGCCTTTTCAAATACAGTCACCGCCACAGGTACACAAATTGGTACACATGGCACGAAAAAAGGGGTTAGCCATTACGGCTAACCCCTTGTAATCGTTTGGTTGCGGGGACAGGATTTGAACCTGTGACCTTCGGGTTATGAGCCCGACGAGCTACCAGACTGCTCCACCCCGCGTCATGAACAACTCAAACTTTATACTACACGGCTTCCAACAAGTCAATGTAAACATTTGAAGAAAACTAACAGGGATAAAGGGGATAAAAGGGATAACTGCAAAATCAATTTGGATTGTAGATCCCTTGCATTCATCCTTCTTTACTTCTTGCCGCAAAGCCTCTGACGTACTACCTCGAAGAGGAAGATACCGCCGGCGACGGAGGCGTTCAGCGAGTTGACGCCTCCTTGCAGCGGAATGCTGACCACTTCGTCGCACCCCTTCCTGACCAGGGGGCGGATCCCCTCCCCTTCCCCACCTATGACAAGAGCCACCGGACCGGTAAAGTCCTGCTGGTAAAGGGTGTGTTTCGCGGAGCCGTCGGCTCCGTAGATCCAGAAACCGGCTTTCTTCAAACTCTCCAGCGCCTGCGAGATGTTGGTGACCTGTGCCACGGCGACGGTCTCGGTGGCGCCGGCGGAGGACTTCTCGACGACGGCGGTGACGCCTGCGGCGCGGTCCTTGGGTATGACGACGGCATGGGCGCCGGCGCAGGCGGCGCTGCGGATCAGGGCGCCCAGGTTGTGCGGGTCCTGCACGCTGTCGAGGACCAGGATCAGGCCGTCCCGGGTTCCCTGCAGCCCTGCCAGCACGTCGTCGAGGTCGGCGTAGGGAAACGGCTCCACCTTTAGGGCGACGCCCTGATGATGGTCGGTGCCGCACAAACGGCCCAAGTCAGCTTTCTCGCGCTGGCGCACCGGGACCTTCTTCTCCGCGGCAAGCTTCAGCAACTTCTCCAGGCGCTTGTCGGTGCTGATCCCGGCAACGAAAAGCTCGAAAATGCGACGGTTGCCGCGCAGGGCTTCGGTGACCGGATTCAGGCCGTAGATGATTTCTTCTTTTGACATGGTTCCCTCAAAATAGGTGGAGCTTCCTGGCGCGAGTTTTATCTCCTCACGGGAAGCTCCTACATTACTGTTCCCGGCCCCCGCGCCCCCTCCCTGTCCATCCCCCGGGGCGGGAACTGACGCGGAGGCGACGGTGAAACGGGGGCGAATGATTATTCGCCCCTACAGTGGACGCGATGACTAACCGGCTACGATTTCGTCGACGATCTTCTGGGCGGCTTCGGCCGGGCTCTGGGCGGCGGCGATGGGACGACCGATGACCAGGTAGTCGGAGCCTGCCCTGACGGCTTCGGCGGGGGTCATGATACGCTTCTGGTCGTCGGCGGAGGCAAAACTCGGACGGACGCCGGGGGTGACCACCAGGAAGTCCTTGCCGCAGGCCTCCCTGATCAGGCCCACTTCCTGCGGAGAGGCGACCACGCCGTCGACACCGGCGCTCTTGGCTAGCTTGGCGAGCTTCACCACCATCTCGGGGACCGGGAGGTCGATACCGATACCGCGCAGAGTCTCTTCGTTGGAGGAGGTGAGCACGGTGATGGCGAGGACCTTGGGACGCGCGGTGCAGCCGCTGAAGTTCTTGTCCAGGGTCTCCATGGTCTTGTTCATCATCTCGTAGCCACCCATGGCATGCAGGTCGCACAGCTGGACGCCGAGATTGGCGGCCTCGAGGGCGGCCATGGCAACGGTGTTCGGGATGTCGTGGTATTTAAGGTCGAGGAACACCTCGCCGCCGCACTTCTGGATCATGCGGACAGCGGCCGGGCCGCAGGCGGTGTAGAGCTGCTTGCCGACCTTGAACATGCCGACGTGCTGGGAAAGGAGCTCGGCCCAGTACTGGACGTCGCTGAATTCCTTCACGTCCATGGCGAAAATGATCTTCTTGATTGCTTCTTCTCTAGTCATAGTCAAATCCTTAAAGTCAAAACCGTTAGCCACGGAGAAAATCTGAGGACATCTGAGAAAACCAACCCGTAAAAAGTTTTAGACTGGTTACCCCAAAGGCTTTTGACTTCTCTGTCTCCGATTTTCTCAGATTTCCTCCGTGGCCAATGGTGTTAAGGTTTATGCCTGCAGTGCCTCTTTGACGGCGGCTTTCACCTTGGCTACGGCTTCGGCGATGGGCAGGATCTCCACCTCGCCACCCCTTCTCTCCTTCAGCTCGACTTTGCCTTCGGCGAGAGTCTTGGCGCCGACCACAATCCGCAGCGGGATACCGATCAGGTCGGCGTCCTTGAACTTGAAGCCCGGACGCTCATCGCGGTCGTCTAGCAGCACTTCCACTCCCGCTTCCAGGAGCTCGTTGTAGATCTGCTCGGAGGCGGCCTTCACTTCGTCATCTTTTGCGGAAAGCGCGGATACGATGCAGTGGAACGGCGCGATGGGAATAGGGAAGATGATGCCGTTCTCGTCGTGGTTCTGCTCGATGCAGGCGGCCACGGTACGCCCGATGCCGATGCCGTAGCATCCCATGAAGATGATCTGCTCTTTGCCGTTGGCGTCGAGGAAGCTCGCGTTCAGCGCCTTGGAGTACTTGGTCCCCAGCTTGAAGACGTGGCCGACTTCGATACCGCGCCAGATCTCCAGCTTGCCGCTGTCGCAGCGCGGGCAGGGATCGCCGATGACCACGTTCCTGATGTCGACGTATCCGTCGACGTTGAAGTCGCGCCCGATGTTGACGTTCTTCAGATGGGTATCGGCGGCGTTGGCGCCGGTGACGAAGTTGTGCATCCCCTGCAGCGAGAGGTCGGCGACGACCTTCACCTTGCCGGCGAGGCCGACCGGGCCCGCGTAGCCGGTGGGTGCGCCAGTCACCTTGAGGACCACGTCGTCTTCTGCCATCTCCAGTTCTGCCGCACCGAGGTGGTTCTTCAGCTTGATCTCGTTGAGGTCGTAATCACCGCGCACAAGTGCTACGACCGGTTCGCCGTCGGCGACCAGCACCAGGGTCTTCACCACCTGGGTCGCGTTGACGCCGAGGAAGGCGGAAACATCTTCGATGCTCTTTTGCCCGGGGGTAGCGACGTGCTCCATCGGGCGGGGATCGGCGTGTTCCACCGCCTCGCTCTTCCTGGTCTCGGCCTTCTCCATGTTGGCCGCGTACTCGCAGCAGGAGCAGGAAACGATGGCGTCCTCGCCGGAGTCGGCCAGCACCATGAACTCGTGGGAGTAGTTACCGCCGATGGAACCAGTGTCGGCCTCGACGGCGCGGAACTTCAGGCCGCAGCGCTCGAAGATGCGGCGGTAGGCCTTGTACATCTTCTCGTAGGAGACGTCCGCACCCGCCTCGTTCACGTCGAAGGAGTAGGCGTCCTTCATTATGAACTCGCGGCCGCGCATAAGGCCGAAGCGCGGGCGGATCTCGTCGCGGAACTTGCCCTGGATCTGGTACAGGTTGATCGGCATCTGCCGGTAGCTGCGGATCTCCTTGCGGATCAGGTCGGTGACAACCTCTTCGTGGGTGGGTCCCATGCAGAACTCTGCGTCCTTCCTGTCCTTGAAGCGCAAAAGTTCCTTGCCGTAGAATTCCCAGCGCCCCGACTCCTTCCAGAGTTCGGCCGGCTGCACGGCGGGCATCAGGAGCTCGATGGCCCCTGCGCGGTTCATCTCCTCGCGGACGATCTGCTCCACCTTGCGGATGGAGCGCAGCCCCAGTGGCAGGTAGTTGTAGATGCCGGCGGCAAGTTTCCTGATCATGCCGGCGCGCAGCATCAGCTTGTGGGAGATGACCTCCGCGTCAGAGGGGGTTTCCTTCACGGTAGGAATAAAGTACTGGGAATAACGCATTAGATGGACCTCTGAGTGAATTTAAAAGCAAAAAGTAAAACTGTTAGCCACGGAAAAAATCTGAGAACTTCTGAGAAAACCGAAACGAGACAGGATTTACACCAAAAGTCTTTTGCTTCTCTCAGATTTTCTCAGATTCCCTCTGTGGCTGATGGTTTTAGGGTTTTAACACTTCCTCGACCAAGGCATCGGCCAGCTTGTCCTGGGGGACTTTGCGCAGGATCTCACCATGCTTGAAAAGGAGCCCCTCTCCCCTGCCTCCGGCGATGCCAAAATCGGCTTCACGCGCCTCACCGGGTCCGTTCACGGAACATCCCATGACGGCCACCGTAATGTTCTTGTCCAGGTGCGCCAGGCGCCGCTCGACTTCCTCGGCTACGGGGATGAGATCGATCTGGCACCTGCCGCAGGTCGGGCAGGAGAC
Encoded here:
- a CDS encoding tyrosine-type recombinase/integrase, producing MAGIYRRGTTYYAMYYIGGKKHRKSLETDDVKIAKARLRKLEDELDAGSDTPFPTKTSIPIVLEAYIQHMFSYRDAKSVNRDLSPMRIMFGEVCSSLKVKNKAIVEKIEHRATKKGKGEKLSPLEASSFEALTARTMSRWLSEYATTNCAAPKTCNRYREILQKMFAWATDVYGIKFPGGDNPALKIKRWREGAPVIVFLTIDDIAHQLSVLQGKQQLQTMAAVYIYAGLRREEGLMLQGQDVDLEAGYIRIRSKEVLGRSWQPKNGKNRLVPISSELRRYLETYKPTPSEGNWYFPSPEGGWWDPDNFSGRALAPINKANGLTWGCDEFRHTFGSQLAMVGTALQKIAKLMGNSVQICERHYAALLPESLVDCVEFPKKVDAEASQPRTAGRMQMESGRPQLRLIVSRP
- a CDS encoding proline--tRNA ligase, coding for MRYSQYFIPTVKETPSDAEVISHKLMLRAGMIRKLAAGIYNYLPLGLRSIRKVEQIVREEMNRAGAIELLMPAVQPAELWKESGRWEFYGKELLRFKDRKDAEFCMGPTHEEVVTDLIRKEIRSYRQMPINLYQIQGKFRDEIRPRFGLMRGREFIMKDAYSFDVNEAGADVSYEKMYKAYRRIFERCGLKFRAVEADTGSIGGNYSHEFMVLADSGEDAIVSCSCCEYAANMEKAETRKSEAVEHADPRPMEHVATPGQKSIEDVSAFLGVNATQVVKTLVLVADGEPVVALVRGDYDLNEIKLKNHLGAAELEMAEDDVVLKVTGAPTGYAGPVGLAGKVKVVADLSLQGMHNFVTGANAADTHLKNVNIGRDFNVDGYVDIRNVVIGDPCPRCDSGKLEIWRGIEVGHVFKLGTKYSKALNASFLDANGKEQIIFMGCYGIGIGRTVAACIEQNHDENGIIFPIPIAPFHCIVSALSAKDDEVKAASEQIYNELLEAGVEVLLDDRDERPGFKFKDADLIGIPLRIVVGAKTLAEGKVELKERRGGEVEILPIAEAVAKVKAAVKEALQA
- the rlmB gene encoding 23S rRNA (guanosine(2251)-2'-O)-methyltransferase RlmB translates to MSKEEIIYGLNPVTEALRGNRRIFELFVAGISTDKRLEKLLKLAAEKKVPVRQREKADLGRLCGTDHHQGVALKVEPFPYADLDDVLAGLQGTRDGLILVLDSVQDPHNLGALIRSAACAGAHAVVIPKDRAAGVTAVVEKSSAGATETVAVAQVTNISQALESLKKAGFWIYGADGSAKHTLYQQDFTGPVALVIGGEGEGIRPLVRKGCDEVVSIPLQGGVNSLNASVAGGIFLFEVVRQRLCGKK
- the pyrF gene encoding orotidine-5'-phosphate decarboxylase; its protein translation is MTREEAIKKIIFAMDVKEFSDVQYWAELLSQHVGMFKVGKQLYTACGPAAVRMIQKCGGEVFLDLKYHDIPNTVAMAALEAANLGVQLCDLHAMGGYEMMNKTMETLDKNFSGCTARPKVLAITVLTSSNEETLRGIGIDLPVPEMVVKLAKLAKSAGVDGVVASPQEVGLIREACGKDFLVVTPGVRPSFASADDQKRIMTPAEAVRAGSDYLVIGRPIAAAQSPAEAAQKIVDEIVAG